A segment of the Lolium perenne isolate Kyuss_39 chromosome 3, Kyuss_2.0, whole genome shotgun sequence genome:
AAGACCCTGATGTCAACCCCAATCAGCTGCTAGCACTCTTTGAGCACAAAGTCACGCGGACGACAGTCTGATCTAATTTAAGGAATTGGGCCAGCAAGAGTGTACAACACATGCATCGTTGAATTTGTACAAGAAGTGCACAAGTCAGCTCCACAGCATCGGCAAGTGTTCTGTCCCCTATGGTGAAGATTGCCCAGATGTGACGCAACTAAAGAATAGAGATCAATCATACTTTGCCAGAGACCAACTCAGATTTCAAGGAGAAATATCTAGGGCTCCCGATTCTGAAGAACACATGAAAGGTAGCCAACTCTAGCCGATCAAGGATAAATTCACAAAATGACTGGAATTGATCTGAGAAGTACTTATTTGTACAGTGGAAAGAAATTTTTCTAGAAGTCAGTTGCTAAGGCCCTTATAATCTAAATTATGAGGTGTCTTCAAATGTCTGCAGATTTCTCTGATGATTACATGATGATAAGGAAGTTATGTGGGGAGACGAAGAGAGACACCACAAAGTTCATTGAATGTCGTGATAGAACATGATCAAACCTAAATGTTATGATGGCCTACATGAGTGAGGGGCTCCTGAAAAGAAATGTTATTTGAAGGAGAACCTAATAGACATGGTGTTTGCTACTGCCGCATCTCCAGCTTGGTGGGGAATAGAAGACGGATTTGCGCTTCTGAAGAAAGGCCAAATCAAGAAGATAAGGGGATGGGAAGAAGGTACAAATCATTCCTGATCACTGCATTCCACGAGAAAGTTGGTTTACTGTGTTGGGTTTGCACACTCAATCATGGCTATGTTGGGTTCACCAGCTGGCAAATTAGAAACCAAGCAACGGAACACTCCTCTGCACTGCTTGTTCCAGAGCATGAGGTGGAAGCGATCACCGATCAAGTTACCCACCTGAGATGTAGAAGATTTTATTGGTTGTAACTTTGAAAATTGCTTGCTTCTCTGTACAAAGTGTGTACAAGCTTTACTCTTAAGGAATTTCTGAACATCGCCAACAATGGAAGTGATAGATTAAGAGGGGACTGCAGCAGGAAGATATGGAGCACCATCTGGAACACGAAGGTAAAGCGGAATCCTTGCCTCACATATAGCCATCGACTGTCTAGCACCAGAGATAAAAATGGGCACGAACCCTGGAATTGGACAATCTTTAATATGTGTGGTCAAGGTCCAGAGACCCCAACATGCCACGGTTTGGTGCAACAAAGTCATGGACCCTTCTATCTGCATTACACAAAAAGTGTGTGATTTTCCTTCACAGGAAACCTTCAGGGAACTGCTGCTGGAATGGCTTACTATTCTCCTTGCAGTTGTCACTGAAGAAACGAGATGCAAAATCATAATGATGATTTGGAGGGCATGGGATCTGGGAAATGACATTATGCATGAGTGACAAAGGTTGATTCTCCTGGCCGTGTCCTCGATTGAAAAGAATCCATCCAGATTGTCAGAAATAAACAGCAGGGACACAAAAAGGGAAACAACCACTGTATGCGGAGGCAAGGTGGCAGATGAAACAACAGACCGTGATCCGAGGGTCATGGACAAAACATGATTCGAGGTGGATTAAACTGAATACTGACAGATCCTTTGTTGAAGCCACAGGCAGGGAAGTGCGGGGATGGTTGCAAGAAATCATTGAGGAAATGTATGCTCTTAGTAGGGCAAAGTATTCAGTTGTGCGCATCCAGATGTAGCAGAGATTGTCGCGGTAGTTGTGCAGCTTCGACACCTGACCAAACTCTATGTAGGGTCGGTTGTCATTGAGACCGAGTCTGCTTCCTTCTGTTTCACAGAGCATTGCCCAGGAAAATGGTGCACCGATCATGATGATGTACTGCTAGCAGGAGACATAATCTGCTGCAGTTCTTCTCGGAGTGAAGAACTACCAAAGTTTAAAGAGAGAGCAACAGAGCTGCACAGGAACTAAGAAATTTTGCCAGAACACAAGGAGTCGATGCTTCTGCCAAGTGTGCCTAGAGTCGATGACCTCGGTTGTTTGTAACAAGTGTAATAGTAATGTTAATTTCGTCTGTTAAACTCTCATTTCCTTCAAAGAAAATCATTGTCCTTCTATGTAAAGTTTCCTTTTAATTAATTGGGAAGGTCAGGCATCAACAAGTGCTAATTAGCTCTTTTCTTGATGGCATCAGCGAAGGGCAAGATAAGAAAAATTGACTTAAACTGAATACGTATTGAAGGACAAGAATTTGGAGTTAAAATGAAGAGTCTGAAATACATGTATTCTAAAATAGTGAGAGTAGAATGTAAATGTCACAAAAAAATGATATCTATTCATTCTACCTAAACCTAACAATAATAAACATCTAGTGCACCAAACCTCCACAACAGTAGAAACACATTTTCCATTGAAACATTCAACAACGTCCCCAAGTCGAATTCCACATCTTTCGGCAGGAGAGCCTGCTGACACCTGATGTTGAATTGCAATAACTAATCCTTAGTACAAATGAGAAAACAAGCAAACTCAGGAAAGCGACAACAAACAGTATTTACCTCGTTAACAATAAGACcctcattaatcttatattcaatCAATATATCCTCAACTTGAACAGGGTTTAGAAGGCTGATGGCAAAAAGTTTCAATCCAAGGTGTGGTCGACGGATGCGCCTATACAAAAGAAAATTTAAATATAGAAGAACAGTATCTAATCTTTTATATCTAAAGGgagcccccctccccccccccactACCTTATTTCTCTCGACATGCAAGGTTTGGACCTAAGCAATTCTTCCACCTCAGCAAAAAAACTGCCACCATTTTCCACCGGAAATTGTCCACAttaatttatattttatttgtgCAACAACCCAATCGACAAGAAAATTAGTGACAAAACCCAGAGTACCCACGTATTCATTGCCGCCCAGTCTGTAACGGAAGAACTTCATGGGCGTGGATTACTAATCCTCCTCAGTGCGTTTTAATGTCCTCCACGTCTCTCTATCTTCCATCATATGCCTTGAGGAGATGCAGCCACTCCTCTTAATTTATACCCACGCCTCAGCATATCCCCTTTGCCTTTGCAGGTTAAGCTGCATGTTGCTTCCATTACCTCATAGCTATCCTCTCTGGCCAACCGCTCTTCTCTCAATCGCCGGCATCTGTATATAAGAAGAGGTGCTCAACTCCTGCTCCTTGACATCGCCGGTCTGGTGTATTGATTACATGTTGACACATTTGCCTTTCATACCCGCAACAAATATGTTTGGTGCCTGTGATCTGGAGGTATTATTTGCTTGCTGCTGATATGTTTGATGAGATGAAAATGAGGTCAAGAGGGTGCAGTGCTATTTCTGGCATCTAAATTATGTATGATTATTGATCAGAACTGAGAACTGAGAGGCATAGTCTTTTGTCTCTTCGTGGAAGTGGTTTTTCTCTCAGTTTCTTCGGATAATCAGAACTGAGAACTGAGAGGCATAGTCTTTTGTCTCTTCGTGGAAGTGGTTTTTCTCTCAGTTCTTGGGATGATCTGTTGCATGAAAATGCGAAACGATGTGCGGCTATGAAACGATTGAATGTATTGTTCTTAAAAATAAATGATCTCGCTGCTGCCTCCTTATGAACCTCTATTCACCGAGTTTAAAGACTTCAGTCTTTAGCATGTCAAGATCACAAAATCACTTCAATCAACTTTTACGCGATGCCCTTTAAAAAGACTTAACTAACGCATCTAGCTGTCTGTTTTTTTACTTCTGGAAGTAAGTAGCTAGATAAGTTCAGTTTACTTATAACTCATTGATCTGAAATATTGATCCTTTACTTATAGGCTTATAGCATCtaaaatttattttttctaatCCTGATCATGTGGATGATTGTTGTCTTCTCCGTCTTCATGTATCAATAAGCAAGTTGTTGTCGTCTACCGATGTTAAGCGTTTGAGCTAGGGAGTGATTTAGTGCTGACAAGAAGGGTACCAGCCGATTCCCACCCTAACCAAACGTTTTTACTGCTGTTTCCTTTCTATCGATCCAAACACTGACAGTACAAtctagaaagaaaaacaaaatgACAGGATCAATATAGCATGTACAACTCATATTTTAAAAGACATAAGCTGATCCCACGATTTTTTGCATTCTCCTACACACCTACTCAACCTGATATCGTTAATGATGTTATACTTATGAAATGAGTATATAAATATTCAACAAACTCATACTATTTATGTGTTCCATGAACTCCAATGCTTATTTTACCTATATATATATTTCTTATTTGCTATTACAAAATTGACCGTGTTCAAATGTACCACAAAACATTTTGTTCTTCGAGTGGTGAGTAAATATGTTGGGGCACTCTTGAAATCTTAAAATCATGTTGTAGTGACCAGAAATACCTAATTAACATTTTCATTCACCAATTTCATAATAATACTCATGTATGCTTATCCAAAATTTTCCGCAGAAAAgcacggggtatcatctagttcttTAACAATAAGACCCTCATTAATCTAGCCTCATTTTACATGATTTTTGCTATATGTGTTATTTACTAAGATGACAACCTAGGACTCATCAAGGTTATGTTCCCAGCCTTACTTATACATGATCTTTTCTAAATAAATATTTATGGATTCAAATATAAGAATTGTACAAACATGAACATGAATTGGATgggaaaagagaagaaaaaaaagataAAACAGACCACTCCAAATATAATTTTTGTAACTTACTCTACTTTTTAGAACAAGAAATAAACAATAAGAACGAATTAGCTTGAGTAGAATAGAACTGAAAAGCAAAACATACCCAAAGTTTTTCCACAGATGAAAGCACTTGAGTAAAATTGAAGAAGGTATAAAAGACCCTTCTGGACAACTGTCGATCATTCCCACAACCTTCCCGTCTAAGTCAATGACAGGACCTCCGTTATCATACTACCACATTTGAATTGGTAATATTATTAGAAGTAGCATTCGAATAAAGCACTAAAAATACAGTAGCTATAACTCGAGTGGAATGTATGTGTACCTCACGGTCTCGATGTGGACCTTCAATGCACATATGGTGATTCCGCTCATACACGTCTGGATTCGAATATTTCACTCTACCATGATGTATCAGTAGTTTGACAGATTCATCTCTTCCAAGCTCAAaaatgtcttgagcacattccacTTTATCGATAAAATGGGGTAACTGAATAGATTGATGCATTTTAACCCTGAAGAAAGCAAGATTATAGTGCTTCTGGTGGTAGAGCAGGTGGCCCTTTGCAACGGCGCCACCCCGCAAGTGGACAGTAACCTGAAACAACAGTAGTAAGAGAATGGCTACCAATAAAGACCAACTTCTGATCATAACAATCCTTTCGACAATACTTGTAATGTTTTTTTTAAATGTTTCTAGACAATAACAACATAATCCATGCAATTTGCAACTAGCTATGATACGTGCCACCATAGTAGATaacttgagagttgagacagaacaAACCAAAGGTTATTAATAGATTATTACCTTGACATCAGAAGCTTACTCATCTTTGCATAACCAAGCATCCGGTGATGGGCGCTTTGTGCGAATCAGATGTGCAGTCGTCACAACGGTACCAGTTCTCTTCTCGCTATCCAAATCAATCCAGAAACCAGAACACCATGCTAGCGGCTCACCATCTGCAATTTCACGCATATATTAGTAAGAAACATAAAGTTTCCACAAAAATAGCCAAATTAGATGAGATGGGATGTTATTATACCGAATGATGATGAAAGCCCAACAATAAATTGAGCAGCACGAAGCACTATCTTCTTCGAAGATTCACGGATGTGAAGAAGTGTTGGATCATTAACCAGGCAATTTGGAGGTGTAAGCTCACAAAgcatgggcattttcatctggcgTGCTACAAGAAGACCAACACACACAAAGTAAACACCAATATGCACACACAAAAAATGCAGCATTGCAAGGATGATGCATTGCGGTATTGCACTACAAATCTACATTGGACTTTCCAGGATATGCCTTATGCCCCCACATATGCCCGTCAAGATGTGGTCTCGGTGACACATGGAGTGGCATGCCATCAAACTCAACTTGGTGGAATCATAGTTCTTCAGTGTTTTTTTCTTTATCATTTTTTGTAAATATTGTAATGTAACCTAAAACAATGTCAATGAAGCCATATCCTGGAAAAAAAAGTTGGTGGAATGAACATATCCTGAAATttctaagttttttttttgtaaatttcCATTTTTGGACTTCAAAATGATCAGTAACACTGTCTTCTGCTGGCTAGATGGTATATGATGAGAAAAGAAACTTCAAAATATGACTGAAGATCGAGGGACTTGAATCGCTAACCTATTTTCGCGTAGTACTCCTCTTGCATATCCCTATACTTGTCAGATATCGCACTGTCGATGGGTTTGCTTATTTCAGTGCCATCAGGCATGTAAGGCTCGCGAAGCGGAGAGCTGACTGCCGAGGAGCAGGAGCCATCATCCTCATCCTCCCCCCTATTTCTCTTCTTGGGCCTCTTCTCCAACATATCCCTATCCTGGTTACTTTTCCCTTTCTTGGAGGATCTCTCTGATGATACTCGCCGGCTAATCACATCAAgcttggcctttttccttttcCCGCAGCCCTCCGATGGCAATCGCTCGCCGCTCCCATCAAGCTTGTTCCTTGCCGATTTGGAGCGCGAAGATTTCTGCTGCTCGCGCCCCCTCGACCGGGTCGTCATCCCGAACATGGCCGCGGCGGTAGAAGTCCCACCCCTGTTCCGCTTCCTGCCGCGGCGGAGCTCCAATCTTTTTGAATAGGGAGCTCCAATCTTTTTGAATCGGGGACGGAGGCGGCGGATGCAACCTCTATGAGTCCCAATCgcactccggcgagatctcctgGAAAGTGGCGCAACGGCGGCGCAACAGGATGTACGAGCGGTGCGAGGGAGGAGCGAAACAGAGGAGCACGATTCGGTGCTAGAGGAGAGCGATGCGGTGTGGGTTTGCACCGGACCAGGTGCGGCCTAGCTAAATACCACGCTCCACGTGGACAGAAACCACTATCAAAACACCTCTCATTGGCCTGTGGGGGTAATTTTCCTGGATTGTCGGGGGGTCATATGGAGAACCAGTTAATAGTTAGGGTGCGTCTAGCGGGCACCCGCGTGCCCGTCGGTAGTCTCGGGCGGTCAGCAAATTTAGGAAAGTTCCTGCTCCACTCGTCTTCCAAAAATATCTCATCCCCGCCGGAAATTACTCTCTCTGCTGCTCGACCGAACTCCACCCCACGCACGTGTTCCTCAACCGCCGCCGCCACACCAGCTGCTCCCGCGCTGGACCCTGCCGCCATGGGCCTGCACATCGCCGCCCTCATCCCCGGAGCCTCCCTCCCGTGCCACCACCGTCTCCTGCTCCCAGTCACCGTGGAGCATCATTTGGCGACCACGATAGAATCCTCGCACGCGCCGCCCTCCGCGGTGACCGCGCCTAGGCCTGGAGCAGCAAGCGGAGCAGCAACACGCGAGGGAACGGGGTCAGGCCGGTGGGGATCTAGGAAAGAGGAGGTCGGCGGGGCTCCTCCGGTGAACGGGAGCGGCAGAGGAGACTTTTGGCAGCCGGAATCGATGATGGTAAATGTCTTGACTGGAAGCAAGAGAGAGAACCAGGAGGGGGATGCGGTGGGAGGAAAAAGAGAACAAGGAGAGAGAGGAGATTGGCCCGCGGACACATATGCCATGCCGCTCCTTTCGACCCAACTCCCGCTCCAACACATGACCTCAGTTCTGGAGCGACCTCCCGGTGTGGCGCGCCCCTCTCCCTACCTTGAAGTTGCCTAAAATCCACATATAGGTGGGAAAAGTGTATTTGactcatgggcaccagtgctcctgctgttttaaaaaattcgaaaatcatacgtatttgtttcaaaaaaaatctgGACATAATAAATAAcctaacctacaagcgtgtaaaattttaatatgaaattctttatattgtagactacacaaaaaagacaaaatctattgaaatttggagatttgaaatatgtatatccagatccacacgtttactatttttgtgtagcccagaattttttatatttgaaattaaaattttgcacgtttatgggataattcattggctacaccatgatttttttaatttttttaaaacacataaatatgatttttatttatttttaaatAGCAGGAGCACTAGTGTCCAGGAGCACCAAATCTCGGTCTCATATAGGTGCCAATTTGTTGCCTATAATTACATAATAGTTGCTAAAAATGCTAGCTTCTTTCCTAAAATCATATAATAATTACTGGCCAAAAATTACCGCAGTTGTAATTTTCACTATATGCACTATAGTTACCAAAATTTGAAATTGTGTGTCGGTGATATTAAATTTCCTAAGGTGTTGcgaatgggggggggggggtcaccATCCACACCGATGGCGGTCGATGTTTCACCAGATGTCAAGAGCGGTCCTCGAAAAGGTCCATAGAGGCACTCGAGAACTCAAGGGCACCAAGTTGCGCTTTCGACCACCTAAGTTGTGTTAAGTTGATTGTTGATCACTAGAATTCCACCGTCGGAAATAAAATTGGCATGTCAACACCAAAGTTGCGGTCGTGAAGGACCAAAGTTTCTTTGAGGCACTAA
Coding sequences within it:
- the LOC127340056 gene encoding putative protease Do-like 14; the protein is MHQSIQLPHFIDKVECAQDIFELGRDESVKLLIHHGRVKYSNPDVYERNHHMCIEGPHRDREYDNGGPVIDLDGKVVGMIDSCPEGSFIPSSILLKCFHLWKNFGRIRRPHLGLKLFAISLLNPVQVEDILIEYKINEGLIVNEVSAGSPAERCGIRLGDVVECFNGKCVSTVVELAFIWKYLLLWSPLSYSSQDLFLY